One region of Lathamus discolor isolate bLatDis1 chromosome 2, bLatDis1.hap1, whole genome shotgun sequence genomic DNA includes:
- the YTHDF3 gene encoding YTH domain-containing family protein 3 isoform X1 — translation MSATSVDQRPKGQGNKVSVQNGSIHQKDAVNDDDFEPYLSSQTNQSNSYPPMSDPYMPSYYAPSIGFPYSLGEAAWSTAGDPPMPYLTTYGQMSNGEHHYIPDGVFSQPGALGNTPPFLGQHGFNFFPGNADFSTWGTSGSQGQSTQSSAYSSSYGYPPSSLGRAIADGQAGFGSDTLSKVPGISSIEQGMTGLKIGGDMTAAVTKTVGSALSSTGMTSIAANSVPPVSSSAPKPTSWAAIARKPAKPQPKLKPKGNVGIGGPAVPPPPIKHNMNIGTWDDKGSVVKAPPAQPVLPPQTIIQQPQPLIQPPPLVQSQLPQQQPQPQQPQQQQGPQQQAQPHQLQQQQLQNRWVAPRNRGVGFSQNNGAGSENFGLGVVSVSSSPSGVEVHPVLEKLKAINNYNPKDFDWNLKNGRVFIIKSYSEDDIHRSIKYSIWCSTEHGNKRLDAAYRSLNGKGPLYLLFSVNGSGHFCGVAEMKSVVDYNAYAGVWSQDKWKGKFDVKWIFVKDVPNNQLRHIRLENNDNKPVTNSRDTQEVPLEKAKQVLKIIATFKHTTSIFDDFAHYEKRQEEEEAMRRERNRNKQ, via the exons ATGTCAGCCACCAGCGTCGACCAG AGACCTAAAGGACAGGGAAATAAAG TTTCAGTACAAAACGGTTCGATTCATCAAAAGGATGCAGTAAATGATGATGATTTTGAGCCATATCTAAGTAGTCAGACAAATCAG agtaACAGCTATCCACCAATGTCAGACCCATATATGCCTAGTTATTACGCTCCATCCATTGGATTTCCGTACTCTTTAGGCGAAGCAGCATGGTCAACTGCAGGTGACCCTCCAATGCCATACTTGACAACTTATGGACAGATGAGTAATGGTGAACACCATTACATACCTGACGGTGTATTTAGTCAACCTGGGGCATTAGGAAATACCCCTCCGTTTCTCGGGCAGcatggatttaatttttttcctgggaatgCAGACTTCTCTACATGGGGGACAAGTGGATCTCAGGGACAATCAACGCAAAGCTCTGCTTACAGCAGCAGCTATGGCTATCCACCTAGTTCTCTTGGGAGAGCCATAGCAGATGGACAGGCTGGATTTGGCAGTGATACTCTGAGCAAGGTGCCTGGGATTAGCAGCATTGAGCAAGGCATGACTGGACTGAAAATTGGTGGAGATATGACGGCCGCTGTGACAAAAACCGTAGGCTCAGCTCTTAGCAGTACAGGTATGACAAGCATTGCAGCAAACAGCGTGCCCCCAGTTAGCAGTTCAGCACCTAAACCAACCTCATGGGCTGCCATTGCAAGGAAGCCTGCTAAACCTCAGCCGAAGCTCAAGCCTAAAGGTAATGTGGGCATTGGGGGCCCTGCTGTACCGCCACCACCTATAAAACACAACATGAATATTGGAACTTGGGATGACAAAGGGTCAGTAGTAAAAGCACCCCCAGCCCAACCAGTACTGCCTCCTCAGACTATAATCCAGCAGCCTCAGCCATTAATTCAACCACCACCACTGGTGCAAAGCCAACTGCCTCAACAGCAGCCTCAGCCACAGCAACCACAACAGCAACAAGGACCTCAGCAGCAGGCCCAGCCTCACCAGttgcagcagcaacagctgcaAAACCGCTGGGTAGCTCCTCGTAATAGGGGTGTTGGCTTCAGCCAGAATAATGGAGCTGGTAGTGAGAACTTTGGTTTAGGTGTTGTATCTGTCAGTTCCTCACCTTCTGGTGTGGAAGTGCACCCAGTGCTGGAGAAACTAAAGGCCATAAACAACTATAATCCCAAAGACTTCGATTGGAATCTGAAGAATGGACGTGTGTTTATAATCAAAAGTTATTCAGAGGACGATATTCATCGCTCCATTAAGTACTCTATCTGGTGTAGTACTGAGCATGGTAATAAGCGCTTGGATGCTGCTTACCGTTCCCTGAATGGAAAAGGCCCACTCTATTTACTCTTCAGTGTGAATGGCAGTGGACACTTTTGTGGAGTGGCTGAGATGAAGTCTGTTGTGGACTACAATGCATATGCTGGTGTCTGGTCTCAGGATAAGTGGAAGGGGAAGTTTGATGTCAAATGGATCTTTGTCAAGGACGTTCCCAATAACCAGCTGCGGCATATTCGCTTGGAAAATAATGACAACAAACCAGTTACCAATTCGAGGGACACTCAAGAGGTACCCCTAGAAAAAGCCAAGCAAGTGCTTAAAATAATTGCTACTTTCAAGCATACCACCTCAATCTTTGATGACTTTGCACATTATGAGAAGCgtcaagaggaggaggaagccatGCGTAGG gagagaaatagaaacaaacaatAA
- the YTHDF3 gene encoding YTH domain-containing family protein 3 isoform X2, giving the protein MSDPYMPSYYAPSIGFPYSLGEAAWSTAGDPPMPYLTTYGQMSNGEHHYIPDGVFSQPGALGNTPPFLGQHGFNFFPGNADFSTWGTSGSQGQSTQSSAYSSSYGYPPSSLGRAIADGQAGFGSDTLSKVPGISSIEQGMTGLKIGGDMTAAVTKTVGSALSSTGMTSIAANSVPPVSSSAPKPTSWAAIARKPAKPQPKLKPKGNVGIGGPAVPPPPIKHNMNIGTWDDKGSVVKAPPAQPVLPPQTIIQQPQPLIQPPPLVQSQLPQQQPQPQQPQQQQGPQQQAQPHQLQQQQLQNRWVAPRNRGVGFSQNNGAGSENFGLGVVSVSSSPSGVEVHPVLEKLKAINNYNPKDFDWNLKNGRVFIIKSYSEDDIHRSIKYSIWCSTEHGNKRLDAAYRSLNGKGPLYLLFSVNGSGHFCGVAEMKSVVDYNAYAGVWSQDKWKGKFDVKWIFVKDVPNNQLRHIRLENNDNKPVTNSRDTQEVPLEKAKQVLKIIATFKHTTSIFDDFAHYEKRQEEEEAMRRERNRNKQ; this is encoded by the exons ATGTCAGACCCATATATGCCTAGTTATTACGCTCCATCCATTGGATTTCCGTACTCTTTAGGCGAAGCAGCATGGTCAACTGCAGGTGACCCTCCAATGCCATACTTGACAACTTATGGACAGATGAGTAATGGTGAACACCATTACATACCTGACGGTGTATTTAGTCAACCTGGGGCATTAGGAAATACCCCTCCGTTTCTCGGGCAGcatggatttaatttttttcctgggaatgCAGACTTCTCTACATGGGGGACAAGTGGATCTCAGGGACAATCAACGCAAAGCTCTGCTTACAGCAGCAGCTATGGCTATCCACCTAGTTCTCTTGGGAGAGCCATAGCAGATGGACAGGCTGGATTTGGCAGTGATACTCTGAGCAAGGTGCCTGGGATTAGCAGCATTGAGCAAGGCATGACTGGACTGAAAATTGGTGGAGATATGACGGCCGCTGTGACAAAAACCGTAGGCTCAGCTCTTAGCAGTACAGGTATGACAAGCATTGCAGCAAACAGCGTGCCCCCAGTTAGCAGTTCAGCACCTAAACCAACCTCATGGGCTGCCATTGCAAGGAAGCCTGCTAAACCTCAGCCGAAGCTCAAGCCTAAAGGTAATGTGGGCATTGGGGGCCCTGCTGTACCGCCACCACCTATAAAACACAACATGAATATTGGAACTTGGGATGACAAAGGGTCAGTAGTAAAAGCACCCCCAGCCCAACCAGTACTGCCTCCTCAGACTATAATCCAGCAGCCTCAGCCATTAATTCAACCACCACCACTGGTGCAAAGCCAACTGCCTCAACAGCAGCCTCAGCCACAGCAACCACAACAGCAACAAGGACCTCAGCAGCAGGCCCAGCCTCACCAGttgcagcagcaacagctgcaAAACCGCTGGGTAGCTCCTCGTAATAGGGGTGTTGGCTTCAGCCAGAATAATGGAGCTGGTAGTGAGAACTTTGGTTTAGGTGTTGTATCTGTCAGTTCCTCACCTTCTGGTGTGGAAGTGCACCCAGTGCTGGAGAAACTAAAGGCCATAAACAACTATAATCCCAAAGACTTCGATTGGAATCTGAAGAATGGACGTGTGTTTATAATCAAAAGTTATTCAGAGGACGATATTCATCGCTCCATTAAGTACTCTATCTGGTGTAGTACTGAGCATGGTAATAAGCGCTTGGATGCTGCTTACCGTTCCCTGAATGGAAAAGGCCCACTCTATTTACTCTTCAGTGTGAATGGCAGTGGACACTTTTGTGGAGTGGCTGAGATGAAGTCTGTTGTGGACTACAATGCATATGCTGGTGTCTGGTCTCAGGATAAGTGGAAGGGGAAGTTTGATGTCAAATGGATCTTTGTCAAGGACGTTCCCAATAACCAGCTGCGGCATATTCGCTTGGAAAATAATGACAACAAACCAGTTACCAATTCGAGGGACACTCAAGAGGTACCCCTAGAAAAAGCCAAGCAAGTGCTTAAAATAATTGCTACTTTCAAGCATACCACCTCAATCTTTGATGACTTTGCACATTATGAGAAGCgtcaagaggaggaggaagccatGCGTAGG gagagaaatagaaacaaacaatAA